AGTTTTCGCCACGGCCGAAATCCGACAATCCGATTGCGGCCGGGTCGAAGGAATGCAGCCTCGCCAGGGTGGCATTCATGGAGTCGTAGATCGCTGCGCGCTCGCCTGGATTGGAACTGGGCATGTCCGGTTCCCAGAACACGCGGCCATCGGCGAAGCTCATCACATAGAATGCCGTGCCGGCGATGCCGTCATCGTCGCAATAAAGAAACGGCGTGGGGACAGGAAAGCCCTGCCGATGCAGCGCGGAGATGACGCGGAACTCCCGATCCACCGCGTGCGCGGAGAGCAGCAGTTTGCCAGGCGGCTTGCGGCGCAGGACGTAGCGGCGCTGCGTTGTTTCCAGCAGATAGGTCGGATTCGACTGCCCGCCGCGAAACTGCCGGATCGACAGCGGCCCCGAGAAATCGGGAATATGCGTGCGAAGATAATCGGAAAGCCGGTTCGCATCGATCGACAGGCTGGGCGCGACCTCCTTGGTCCCTGAGAATGCCGCCTGCCGGTCGATGTTTGTCATTGGCGTCAGGGCCGAAAGAACTCGAGCAGCGCCGCTGCGGTCGCGTCCGGGTTTTCCTCGGCGACGAAATGTCCCGAATCGATCGGCTTGCCGCTCACCTCTTTCGCCCAGTCTTTCCAGATCGTGAGAGGGTTGCGCTCACTTGGAATACCCGCCGAACCCCACAGCACCAGCAGCGGTGCGCTGATCTTGTTGTGTGCGGCATGGTCGACCTCGTCGTGACCAAGATCAGTCGTAGCGCCGGCGCGGTAATCCTCGCAGGTGGCATGGATGCGCAGCGGATCGGAGAAGAAGGCATGATAATGCGCAAGCGCTCGTGGATCGAAAGCGGACAGGTCCTTGGCCTTGGTCCAGCTCGCCATCTTGTAATCGAGATATTGGATCGGCGCCTTTTCCAGCAGCATTTCCGGCATTGGGAATTTCTGCGCAAGGAACGGCCAGTGCCAGACTTTGATGGCCATCACGTGGTCCATCCTGTTCCACATCTCGTAGGTTGGGATGATGTCGAGCACGGCGAGCTTGATCAGCCGGCCGGGATTATCGAGCGCAAGGCGATAGGAGACGCGTCCGCCGCGATCGTGCCCGGCGAGATAGAAGCGCACGTAGCCCAGTTTCTCCATCACCTCGATCATCGCGCGCGCCATCGAGCGCTTGTCGTAAGGTGTGTGTCCTTTGCCGGAGCGCGGCGCATCCGACCAGCCATAGCCCGGAAGGTCCGGAATGATCAGTGTGAATTTCTGCGCCAGCGCTGGCGCCACCTTGTGCCACATCACATTCGATTGCGCGTAACCATGCAGCAGGAGCAGCGGCGGGCCGTCGCCGCCGGAGCGCGCGAAAATGCGCCCAGCCTGCGTGTCGATCCAGTGCGATTCAAATCCGGGAAAGAGATCGGCGAGGTCGGACATACGCTTAGTCTTTCAAAACTGCGCTGACAAAACGGGCTTCGTCATAGTGCCATCGTTCATTGTCCACGAATGCCGTTTCGGCATCAATTCATGCGAGCCACTTATAGGGCGGTCAGGAGCCACTTCTCTCCCGTTCAATCGCCCGTTTCCCGATGTCTCGGCGGCAGAAACCATCCGGCCAGTCGATCTTGTCGACGGCAGCATAGGCCTGCTGCTGAGCCTCCGCCACTGTGCGACCGATGGCGCAGACATTGAGCACGCGGCCGCCATTGGCGACGATCTGTCCGTCGCTTTCCTTCGTGCCGGCGTGGAAGATCTGCACGCCTTCGACCTGCGCGGCCTCATCGAGACCGCCGATCACGGTGCCCTTCTTGTAGTCGCCGGGATAACCCTTCGCTGCCATCACAACCGTGAGCGCCGCGTCGGGATACCAGCGCAGATCGAAATTCTTCAAGACGCCATCGCGCGAGGCGAGTAGCGCCGGCACGATGTCCGACATCATGCGCAGCATCAGCACCTGCGTTTCCGGATCGCCGAAACGCACATTGTATTCGATCAGCTTCGGTCCATCCTTGGTGATCATCAGGCCGGCGAACAGCACGCCTTTGTAAGGTGTGTCCATGGCCGCCATCGCACGCAATGTCGGCTCGATGATCTCGCTCATCGTGCGCTGTGTGATCGCGTCCGTCATCACCGGCGCGGGCGAATAAGCACCCATGCCGCCGGTATTGGGTCCCTGATCGTCGTCGAAAGCGCGTTTGTGATCCTGCGCCGATGCAAGCGGGATGGCCGTCGTTCCATCGCAGAGTGCGAAGAAGGAGGCTTCCTCGCCGTCGAGAAATTCCTCGATCACGACTTCTGCGCCGGCTGTGCCAAGACCGCCGTCGAACATCATGTCGACGGCGGCTTCCGCCTGCTCGATGGTCTCGGCAACGACCACGCCCTTGCCGGCCGCGAGACCGTCCGCTTTCACAACGATAGGCACGCCCTGTTTGCGGATATAATCCTTCGCCGGACCTGGCGCGGTGAAGCGCTCGTAGGTTGCGGTCGGGATGTTGTTGGCGCGGCAGATATCCTTGGTGAAGCCCTTGGAACCCTCAAGCTGCGCCGCGGCTTTTGAAGGCCCAAAAGTCTTGATGCCGGCGGCTTCAAGGGCATCCACGATACCGGAGCAGAGCGGCGCTTCTGGTCCGACCACCACAAGGTCGATTCGCTTGTCCTTGGAAAAGGCGGTCACCGCCGCATGATCGCCCGGATCGAGCGCCACACATTCAGCGTCCTGCGCGATGCCGGCATTGCCGGGAGCGCAATAGAGCTTTTGCACCAGCGGGCTCGCCGCCATTTTCCAGGCCAGCGCATGTTCGCGGCCGCCGGAGCCGAGCAGGAGGATATTCATACGGTCAAAGACGCCTTATTTCGAGGCGGCTGGTGTAGCATGAGAGACCGGACCCGCAAGCGAATCGCATGAAGATGAACGAAGCTCCTCGCCTCAATATCGTGGAATTGACCGTTTCCGAGGTCTCAGCGGCGCTGAAACGCACGGTTGAGGACAATTTCAGCTATGTGCGGGTGCGCGGTGAAATCTCCGGCTATCGCGGGCCGCACTCTTCCGGCCATGCCTATTTCGCCATCAAGGACGAGGGTGCGCGGCTCGATGCGGTGATCTGGAAGGGGGTGTTCGGCCGCATGCGGATCAAGCCCGAGGAGGGACTTGAGGTCGTTGTCACCGGCAAGATCACAACCTATCCAGGCCGCTCCAATTACCAGATTGTGGTCGACACGCTGGAGCCGGCCGGCCTCGGCGCGCTGATGATGCTGCTCGAGGAGCGCAAGAAGAAGCTCGGCGCCGAGGGTCTGTTCGACGAAGCGCGCAAACAGCTGCTGCCGTTCCTGCCGCGCATTGTTGGCGTGGTGACATCGCCGACCGGCGCCGTGATTCGTGACATCCTGCATCGTCTGGAAGACCGCTTTCCGCAGCATGTCATCGTCTGGCCGGTGCGCGTGCAAGGCGAGGGCGCGGCGAATGAAATCGCTGCCGCAATCGAAGGATTCAACGCATTGCCCGAGGACGGGCCGACGCCGCGTCCCGATATATTGATTGTCGCGCGGGGCGGCGGCTCGTTGGAGGACCTGTGGTGCTTCAACGAAGAGATCGTGGTGCGGGCCGCGGCGGGTAGCATGATCCCGCTGATTTCGGCGGTGGGGCACGAGACCGACATTACGCTGATCGATTTTGCGTCAGATCGGCGGGCGCCGACGCCGACGGCTGCGGCCGAAATGGCGGTGCCGGTCCGATCCGAATTGCTATCGCGGATCGCGACACAGACGCGCCGCATGAGCGCCTGCTGGCTGCGCGGGCATGAAAGCCGCCGGACCGAGTTGCGCGCGGCTGCCCGTGCGCTGCCGTCGCTCGATATGTTGCTGGCGATTCCGCGCCAGCGCCTCGATGCGGCGTCGGAGCGGTTGCCACGGGCGTTACGGGCGAATGCGCATGTGCATCATCAGCAATTCGCGCGGATTGCCGGACGGTTGTCATTGCGGCTTCTGACCGAGCGAACGGTCCAATGTAAAGATCGCGTCAAAGCATTGGCCGAGCGTGGGACGAGAGCGCAGAAAACAAACCTTGCCCGCAAATTGGATCGCCTGACATCTGCCGGACAGTTGCTCAAGGCATTTTCCTATCATGGCGTACTCAGGCGCGGTTTCGCGCTCGTTCGCGATGCGGATGGGCTTCCATTGCGTGCAGCGTCTTCGGTTGGCGCCGGGGCGCGGATCGAGATCGAGTTTGCCGATGGCCGCGTTGGCGCAACGGCGGATGGACCCTCGTCATCCCCCGCTACTGCCGCGAAAGCCAAACCGCGCGGCGGACCGAGCGGGCAGGGCAGCCTGTTCTGACTTCCGATTAACGCTCAGCGTGCAAACCATTCCGGGATGCGCTTTAACGCATCAGCGCGCGCTTCGGCATTGGCATTGCGAGCCGCGCGTCCGGGTTCTTTCCAGGGAACAGATTTGCCGCTCTTGTGCCGGACACGCAGAAGATCGCGATCGAAGGCGTGACGAGCACCGCGATACTTGACGATCACAGCTCCGGCCGATCGCCCGCGTGCGCCGGCCACCATCTGTTCGCAGGTCTTCGCCGGGGTCAAATCGTCGAGAGCGCCAATGAGAATGAGCGTCGGAACGCGCGCGCTCCATGCCGTATCGTTCAGCCGCTGGCAGCCAGGATAAAAAACGGCGGCGGAACGAAAATCCGGCCGGTCGTCGTCCGGTTCGACATTGGGACGGACCGCCCAGAGAACGGCAATGGCGCCGCTGTCCCAGCCCAGCAGCGCAATCCGATCCTTTCGGGCGAAAGCCTGCTGCTGCAGCCAGTCGCGCGCAGCCCGCACATCGGCAACACGTTCGCGGTCGGGGCTGACCTTTGCACCCTTGTCCCGATGGGGCAGCTTGTCGCGGCATTGAGGAGACTGACTGCGTGACGCTTCGCTGTCCGGAAAGAGAACGCCAAAGCCTGCTGCCGAAAGACGCTGACCCCATTCATCCCACGTGGCGCGAATTGTTCCAGACTCCTTCCTGAGTCCCTCGCAGCCGGCGAGTGCAACGATGACGGGAAACGGTCCTTCGCCCGGCGGTCGGTACAGGACCGCCTGGAGCGGCTTGTTGTCGGTCGGAATCTGTATCTGTTCGAATTCCGCCCGCGCCACGCCACAAAGGCACAGGAGGGTTGTAATCAAGAAAATGAATCGCATGGCTCGCCTGCATTGGGCAGTCTGATCGGATATGGGCATCATGGCGGGAAAGCGGCAGACCTTCCCTTTGACCTTCGTCGCCGGACCATTATCTTGAGGCCCGCAGCAGCGTTCACACTATTGTTTTCGATCACCGTCCAGGAGGAAGTCCCTTGCTCAATCGCTTCGATCGCCCCCCACCCATGGCCGGCGAGGCCGAAGTCAAGTTCCTGGACGGTGATTTCCGGATCGTCCGGCCTGGTGCCTTCGTGCGTTGTGCGGTGACCAACGTCCCAATTCCGCTCGAAGAGCTGAAATATTGGAGCGTTGACCTGCAGGAGGCCTATGCAACGCCGCAGGCCGTGATGCAGCGCCTGACGACCCAGAAGGGTTAATGTCGGGCGCGGGCTGCGAGTGCATTGCGCAGCAGCTTGCGAAGATCCTCGCTCTCCTCGAGAATGAGCGATACAGGTATCGCCTCCGCCGCCGCCGCCAACCGGCCTCGCTGGCCTGATGCCCCCGCCAGCCGGGCAAGATCTTTCTCTGTCGTGACCGGGATCAGCTTTTCGCGTTTGCAGCGCGCAAGGATGCGCTCGGCATCTTCCTCGGAATAAGGATGATGATCGGGGAACCTCTCTTCCACCTGCGCTTCGACGCCCGCCGAAACCAGAGTTATAAAGAACTTTTCCGGATCGCCGATGCCGGCAAAAGCGTAGGTCTTGCGGTGGTTCAAGGATTTGAGCGCTTCAGGCGAAGGTTCGAGCCACGCCCGTAGAACCGGGATCCCGTTCGTACGCGCCGCATCTGTGATCTGGCCGACACCTGCGCCTTGACCAATCATCAGCACAGCTTGCACGTACTTGAATTGACGCGCCAGCGGCGCACGCAAGGGGCCGGCGGGAAAGACAAAGGCGTTTCCAAAACCGCGCCGCGCATCCGCAACGGCAATCGATACGTTTTTCATCAACGACGGGTTTTGCAATCCATCATCCATGACGATCACGCTCGCGCCCAATGATGTTGCCAGGACAGCGCCGGCGGCGCGGTCACGCGAAACGATGACGGGCGCCTGGCGCGCGAGCAGCAACGGCTCGTCGCCGACATCCTCTGCCTTGTGCTGCGAAGGATCGACGCGAATGGGGCCGTGCAAACGTCCGCCATAACCGCGTGTCAGGAAGAGCGGCTTCTCACCCTCGGCGGCCAGGAACTTTGCAATCGCGATCGCGGTCGGCGTCTTGCCGGTGCCGCCGAGTGTAAAGTTGCCAACGCAGATAACGGGAATATCGGCCCGCAATCCTTGGCGTCGCATCCGCGATGCGGTGATGGCGCCATAAATGGCCGAGATAGGCCATAGGAGATACGCGGCGATTCCGGGCTTGTGCCACCAGAATCCGGGGTCACGCATTGGACGCCTGATGTGACAGCCGCAACTGCATGAGATACGGCTCAAGTTCGTTGACAGTGCGGTCGAGCGCGCCACCGAGCCGCTGCACGGTTCGATATCCCGCGTCACCGACGGCCTTGCGCGTCACGGCGTCTTTCAAGAGGTCGCTGATTCGCATCGCCATGTGACCGATATTGTCGATTTCTTCTGCGCCGCGCGCGGCATCAAGCGCGGCGTAGATATCGGCGAAGTTCCAGATGTGCGGCCCATGCAGGATCGGCCGGCCGAGCTTCGCCGCCTCGATGGGATTCTGGCCGCCATGTTCGACAATCGAGCCGCCCATGAAGACAATATGCGCGAGGCGATAGAGCAATCCCAGTTCGCCCATCGTGTCGGCAACATAAATATCGGTGCGGTCGTCAGGCAGAACGCCGTAGGAGCGCAACATCCCGCGCGAGCCGGCGGCGACGGCGTGGCTCAATATGTCCTTGCCGCGATGCGGATGGCGCGGCGCAATGATCGTCAGCAGCCGTGGTCTGGTTTTGCGAACCCGCCGATGCGCTTCGATGATCGCTTCGTCTTCGCCGGGATGTGTCGAGGCCGCGACGAAGACCTGCCGGTCGGCAATGGCGAGCTGCAATTCCGCGAGCTTGTCTTCATCGGCGGGCGGCGCCGGCACATCGAGCTTGAGATTGCCGGTGACATGGACAATGGGCAGACCGAGTTCGGAAAAACGCTCCGCATCCAGCGCCGATTGCGCAAGACACATATCAAATTTGCCGAGGATCGCCTTTGCCGTGCGGCGCAGCGAACGCCATCCTTTGAAGGATTGTTCCGACATGCGGCCGTTGATCAGCACCAGCGGAATGCGCCCCTTGGCACTGGCAACGATCAGGTTTGGCCATAGATCGGATTCGATGAACAGGCCGAGGTCCGGCCGCCAGTGATGCAGGAAGCGGTAGACGAAGCGCGGCGCGTCGAGCGGGATGAATTGATGCAGCACATCGTCCGGCAAGCGATCCTTCACAACGGCCGCCGATGTAACGGTGCCCGACGTGACCAGAACACGGACATCGCGCTCCCGCAGCCGCTGGATCAGCGGAAACACCGCCGTTAATTCGCCGACGCTTGCGCCATGCAACCAGACCAGTGGACCGTCCGGTCGCGTCAGCGTCGGGGTTCCATGTCGTTCGGAGAGGCGCTCTTCCACTTCCTTGCCGCGGCGCAGGCGCCGCTTCAGCCACAGGCCAGCCAGCGGCGATGCCGCCGACATCGCGCGGCGATAAGCGCGCAATGTCATCGGCAGGCGTTCAGCCACGGACTTCACCTGTCGTTTTGCCGTCGACGATAGCGTAAGCTTGATCGGTCGCCGCATTCAGCTCGGTTTCGAGTCTGATGCGCGCAGCTTCAAGATCGGCGTTGGTTGCGTCAGGCCCGACGCGCACGGGCTCGCCGACCACACCGGCAATCAGGCTGAAGGGCAGATTGACCGCGCTTCGATCCCAGTTGTTGAGCTCTTTGCGGCGGCTCGACGCCAGCGCGACAGGATAGATCGCGCGGCCGGAATCGCGGGCCAGCCGGATGATGCCGGGCCCAGCGACGCGCGATATTTTCGGGACGTCCGCAGTCAAAGCCACATTGTAGCCCTCGGACAGCGCCGTCAGCATCTGGCGATAGGCGCTGACACCGCCCTTGCGATGGAACTCGGTGCCATGATCGCCCGAGCCACGAATGGTCTCAACACCTAACCACTCCGCGGCGACCGCATTCATTTCCCCATCGCGATGCCGTGAAATAAGGGTTTTGGCCTTATGGCCGTTCTTCTTGATGAACGGCGCCATGAAATGCTGGCCGTGCCACATGGCCAGGATAATCGGCAGGTCGGTACCGGCCCGCTCATAAATATCGCCGGGAACGGTGACGGTCCGGCTCGTCAGGTTGACGAAGCGCAGATACTCGGCCGCGACGATGCCGACGGTCTTTTGCACCCAGCGTGCGCGCGCAATACGCCGTGACGACAGCATCCCGGTTCCGTCGATCAGTTAGCGGGCTGCCGAGGTCGGCAATTCGGGATCGAGCAGGCGGTGCAGATGGACGATGAAATAGCGCATGTGCGCATTGTCCACGGTTTGCTGCGCCTTCGCCCGCCAGGCGGTATAAGCCGTCGCGTAGTTCGGAAACACGCCGACGATGTCGACCTTGGACAAATCTTTGAATTCGGTCCCATCCAGCTGCGAAAGTTCGCCGCCGAGAACAAGATGGAGAAGCTGTTTTTGAGGGGCCTGGTCGGAC
The genomic region above belongs to Pseudorhodoplanes sinuspersici and contains:
- the xseA gene encoding exodeoxyribonuclease VII large subunit — translated: MKMNEAPRLNIVELTVSEVSAALKRTVEDNFSYVRVRGEISGYRGPHSSGHAYFAIKDEGARLDAVIWKGVFGRMRIKPEEGLEVVVTGKITTYPGRSNYQIVVDTLEPAGLGALMMLLEERKKKLGAEGLFDEARKQLLPFLPRIVGVVTSPTGAVIRDILHRLEDRFPQHVIVWPVRVQGEGAANEIAAAIEGFNALPEDGPTPRPDILIVARGGGSLEDLWCFNEEIVVRAAAGSMIPLISAVGHETDITLIDFASDRRAPTPTAAAEMAVPVRSELLSRIATQTRRMSACWLRGHESRRTELRAAARALPSLDMLLAIPRQRLDAASERLPRALRANAHVHHQQFARIAGRLSLRLLTERTVQCKDRVKALAERGTRAQKTNLARKLDRLTSAGQLLKAFSYHGVLRRGFALVRDADGLPLRAASSVGAGARIEIEFADGRVGATADGPSSSPATAAKAKPRGGPSGQGSLF
- the purD gene encoding phosphoribosylamine--glycine ligase, yielding MNILLLGSGGREHALAWKMAASPLVQKLYCAPGNAGIAQDAECVALDPGDHAAVTAFSKDKRIDLVVVGPEAPLCSGIVDALEAAGIKTFGPSKAAAQLEGSKGFTKDICRANNIPTATYERFTAPGPAKDYIRKQGVPIVVKADGLAAGKGVVVAETIEQAEAAVDMMFDGGLGTAGAEVVIEEFLDGEEASFFALCDGTTAIPLASAQDHKRAFDDDQGPNTGGMGAYSPAPVMTDAITQRTMSEIIEPTLRAMAAMDTPYKGVLFAGLMITKDGPKLIEYNVRFGDPETQVLMLRMMSDIVPALLASRDGVLKNFDLRWYPDAALTVVMAAKGYPGDYKKGTVIGGLDEAAQVEGVQIFHAGTKESDGQIVANGGRVLNVCAIGRTVAEAQQQAYAAVDKIDWPDGFCRRDIGKRAIERERSGS
- a CDS encoding DUF4170 domain-containing protein, translating into MSDQAPQKQLLHLVLGGELSQLDGTEFKDLSKVDIVGVFPNYATAYTAWRAKAQQTVDNAHMRYFIVHLHRLLDPELPTSAAR
- a CDS encoding dienelactone hydrolase family protein, translated to MRFIFLITTLLCLCGVARAEFEQIQIPTDNKPLQAVLYRPPGEGPFPVIVALAGCEGLRKESGTIRATWDEWGQRLSAAGFGVLFPDSEASRSQSPQCRDKLPHRDKGAKVSPDRERVADVRAARDWLQQQAFARKDRIALLGWDSGAIAVLWAVRPNVEPDDDRPDFRSAAVFYPGCQRLNDTAWSARVPTLILIGALDDLTPAKTCEQMVAGARGRSAGAVIVKYRGARHAFDRDLLRVRHKSGKSVPWKEPGRAARNANAEARADALKRIPEWFAR
- a CDS encoding lysophospholipid acyltransferase family protein, encoding MLSSRRIARARWVQKTVGIVAAEYLRFVNLTSRTVTVPGDIYERAGTDLPIILAMWHGQHFMAPFIKKNGHKAKTLISRHRDGEMNAVAAEWLGVETIRGSGDHGTEFHRKGGVSAYRQMLTALSEGYNVALTADVPKISRVAGPGIIRLARDSGRAIYPVALASSRRKELNNWDRSAVNLPFSLIAGVVGEPVRVGPDATNADLEAARIRLETELNAATDQAYAIVDGKTTGEVRG
- the lpxK gene encoding tetraacyldisaccharide 4'-kinase — encoded protein: MRDPGFWWHKPGIAAYLLWPISAIYGAITASRMRRQGLRADIPVICVGNFTLGGTGKTPTAIAIAKFLAAEGEKPLFLTRGYGGRLHGPIRVDPSQHKAEDVGDEPLLLARQAPVIVSRDRAAGAVLATSLGASVIVMDDGLQNPSLMKNVSIAVADARRGFGNAFVFPAGPLRAPLARQFKYVQAVLMIGQGAGVGQITDAARTNGIPVLRAWLEPSPEALKSLNHRKTYAFAGIGDPEKFFITLVSAGVEAQVEERFPDHHPYSEEDAERILARCKREKLIPVTTEKDLARLAGASGQRGRLAAAAEAIPVSLILEESEDLRKLLRNALAARARH
- a CDS encoding DUF2093 domain-containing protein, whose protein sequence is MLNRFDRPPPMAGEAEVKFLDGDFRIVRPGAFVRCAVTNVPIPLEELKYWSVDLQEAYATPQAVMQRLTTQKG
- a CDS encoding 3-deoxy-D-manno-octulosonic acid transferase, with translation MAERLPMTLRAYRRAMSAASPLAGLWLKRRLRRGKEVEERLSERHGTPTLTRPDGPLVWLHGASVGELTAVFPLIQRLRERDVRVLVTSGTVTSAAVVKDRLPDDVLHQFIPLDAPRFVYRFLHHWRPDLGLFIESDLWPNLIVASAKGRIPLVLINGRMSEQSFKGWRSLRRTAKAILGKFDMCLAQSALDAERFSELGLPIVHVTGNLKLDVPAPPADEDKLAELQLAIADRQVFVAASTHPGEDEAIIEAHRRVRKTRPRLLTIIAPRHPHRGKDILSHAVAAGSRGMLRSYGVLPDDRTDIYVADTMGELGLLYRLAHIVFMGGSIVEHGGQNPIEAAKLGRPILHGPHIWNFADIYAALDAARGAEEIDNIGHMAMRISDLLKDAVTRKAVGDAGYRTVQRLGGALDRTVNELEPYLMQLRLSHQASNA
- a CDS encoding alpha/beta fold hydrolase yields the protein MSDLADLFPGFESHWIDTQAGRIFARSGGDGPPLLLLHGYAQSNVMWHKVAPALAQKFTLIIPDLPGYGWSDAPRSGKGHTPYDKRSMARAMIEVMEKLGYVRFYLAGHDRGGRVSYRLALDNPGRLIKLAVLDIIPTYEMWNRMDHVMAIKVWHWPFLAQKFPMPEMLLEKAPIQYLDYKMASWTKAKDLSAFDPRALAHYHAFFSDPLRIHATCEDYRAGATTDLGHDEVDHAAHNKISAPLLVLWGSAGIPSERNPLTIWKDWAKEVSGKPIDSGHFVAEENPDATAAALLEFFRP